A stretch of the Lactuca sativa cultivar Salinas chromosome 9, Lsat_Salinas_v11, whole genome shotgun sequence genome encodes the following:
- the LOC111885535 gene encoding auxin-induced in root cultures protein 12, with protein sequence MALLRYSPPFFFFICLTLTSLFLQSYPVHSLNCASEKFTNKKVYSNCTDLPTLNSTLHWSFTPQNSSLSVAFIAPPATPNGWIAWAINPTGTGMIGSQALIAFKNSSSSMVVKTYNITTYASIVEGKISFEVLESRAEHSDGVMKIFATVKLPEKMTEVNHVWQVGGSVKDGVPVKHGFLPANMQAMGKLQLEGKAQSNGTTAGSPAVAPSTSSSSGITGIYVIPIFFSCLFGFF encoded by the coding sequence ATGGCGTTGCTCCGCTATTCGCCGccgttcttcttcttcatctgtcTCACATTAACATCTCTGTTTTTACAATCGTACCCAGTTCATTCACTCAACTGCGCATCGGAAAAATTCACAAACAAGAAAGTCTATTCAAATTGCACCGATCTACCCACCCTGAATTCTACCCTCCATTGGAGTTTCACCCCACAAAACTCCTCCCTCTCCGTCGCATTCATCGCACCTCCGGCGACACCGAACGGTTGGATCGCATGGGCAATCAACCCCACCGGGACCGGCATGATAGGGAGTCAAGCGCTCATCGCCTTCAAGAACTCCAGCAGCTCAATGGTCGTGAAGACCTACAACATTACTACGTACGCCTCCATCGTTGAAGGGAAGATCTCGTTCGAGGTACTGGAGTCTAGGGCGGAACATTCTGATGGAGTAATGAAGATTTTCGCGACAGTGAAGTTGCCGGAGAAGATGACGGAAGTGAACCATGTGTGGCAGGTTGGGGGTTCGGTTAAAGACGGAGTTCCGGTGAAACATGGGTTTTTGCCGGCGAATATGCAGGCAATGGGTAAGCTGCAACTGGAAGGGAAGGCACAAAGTAATGGTACCACCGCCGGTAGTCCCGCCGTTGCTCCGAGCACTAGTTCGTCGTCCGGTATCACCGGAATTTACGTGATTCCTATctttttttcatgtttatttggaTTTTTCTAA